From the genome of Mastacembelus armatus chromosome 21, fMasArm1.2, whole genome shotgun sequence:
CAGGCAGACAAAATGTCTATCTTCACCTGTTAAAACAGAAATCACACGCAAGAGTTTTCCCCATGGTGTACACATGCGAGTTTCATACACACGAGTCACTTGCCACATCTGCATACCCTATGTGAATCCCCATCCACACATATACAGtgatgcaaaagagaaaacaatgcGACATCATCTGCCATTATGTGtgatgttgaaatgaaaatacagattttagATATCAATATTTCACCAGTCTGTGAATTGCCTCCCAGGCATGTGCTGCATTATTGAGAGCGAGCTGCTTGCAGTTTGAAGTATGTCATCGGTGATTCTCATTGACAGGAGGGATTCTTTCATCAGACAAAGAGATGAAAGATAGTGCAGACATGTCTTTAGTCTTTCTGGGTGTCCTCGGGAAGAGGGCTACACATCACAGTCTAGCTTGACAAATGTAATATTACATATTGATTCTCGACAACGCATCCCGCTCACAAACTTGCATTTCTCCCTGTTGCAGCTAAATGGTCATTGGCAGTGCACATGATTCCCTTTCTAACAACAAAAAAGCTTATGAATATTTTTGATTTGAATCGACTGGGTGGCAGGATTGTGAGGAAAAAGGGCAACATGTAAAACAGTAGTGTAAGTGTAGACAGACTGGACAGTTTAAACTCTTTTGCCAAGACCATTTTATCAGAAGAGAACCACTCTATCACTTTGTAGCCAACTCCCTGTTGCATTGTTAGTAGGGCTGTTCACACCATGAAGGCTGAATGCATTATAGATTACAGCAGTTTATCTAAAATCCAGAGCAGTGTAAGATATTTGTTAATGCTTACAAATTAATAATACATGATCACAATGTCATGATATTATTTTGTACCGACTAGAAATCCTGGGTTATTTTGGTCCGAATTCGCCATCTagtgtgtgaaaaaagaaactCTTGTGAAACTTCATAGAACACTTTAGTTCATTGTGGATCAGTGGTGAAAACAGTATTTACTGCTTTATTTTAAGTAAAACTAACAAAACCGCAATGTAAAATAACTGACACAAGAAAAAGTAGGCTACATTCAAAAGCTTAGACAGTGAAATGctctttaaaagtaaaattgcTATTTGAAATCTGCCATGACTGTTTCTACAAAAAATCTTGATCTGCAAAGTAACTGTAACCCATAGCTGCCAAATAAACGTAGTGcagtaaaatatacagtatgtcctATTGATCAGGACTACAAGTATAACATTGGATAGTTACGAGTCACAGTTAGGGTTAAATGGgggcagatgattcgctgtggcgacccctgaagggagcagccgaaaggagaagaagttACGAGTCACAGTCGGGAGTGTCTTGGCGATGTGTATCCTGGGTAAGCGAGTTTACTTCCGGTTCCTAGCGTGTTTCTGTACAGCTCGTTCAGACAGAGATTAGCtctagtctaacacacctaacaACTAACTTGATTCTCTGAACAACAACTCATAACCCGTTATATgttcctgtactagtcaagtaccgtCTTTTTTATCCAGAActtcttgctatttccagacttaacTTGTTACTTCcggctcgttagcctaccagttagctcagctagctgctagcatggcctcTCTTGGTCGTTGTGCTAcatgtttagtttttcctctgcctcctttagtcaTAATGAGACCTGGAGTAAGTGTGAGCTcctggtagctttggaggcgaggattAGTAAAATGGAAGCGGCTCCTCACCAACtaaagccagctagcctagccccgttagcggGATGTGCAGCTTGTTAGCTGTCCGACCAGCTGTGGAGAGTCAGCCTGGGTCACGGTCCGACGTAAACATCCTGCTAAGaagaagcccacggctcatcacctgcctgttcacgtttccAATAGATTTtccactcagcgacacacccgctgagaaaccgactctggtAATTGGCAGCTCtatagtcagaaatgtgaagttTGAGACTCCACAGACCGCAGTCCAATGTTTCCTGGGACCAGAGCCACATGGAGTCAAACCTGAAGCTGCTGGttaaggctaatcggaaatatggtAAGATTGTTTTTCACGTCAATCGAGGGGGgtcattaaaattaatgttgagtctgtgtgtaactttgctaaaacaataacatatttAGCCGCATGTCGCCGCTGCCTGTCTAGGTGatgtccagcaaacgatgtgggcttcagagacaattgggccactttctgtgAAAtcctggtctggtagcgaggggCGGCATTTATCCCACTTTGGATGATGCAGCTCTCATGTCTAGGAatctggccaagtttattaATCAACCTAAAGTCTGACAGTCCAGAGTGGGGATGAGAGACTTGGTCTTTAGATAATAACTGGATTTAGAAAACGCCTGTGTGTAGTTTCCTTAGAGTCgtctctagtatcaggctacgtacctcaggcttttaagactgcagtaatcaaaccaaTACTCAAAAAGCCTTGATGACTTGATCAatgtcttgatccaggagtcttggctaattatagaccaatatccaacctactatttatttctaaaatccttgaaaaagctgttgcctaagcagctatcagacctcttacacagaaatgaactatttgaagattttcaatcaggatttaaaacacatagtacagaaacagcactgttaaaagtcaccaacaatcttctcttagcctcagataatgggCTCATGTCTGTACTTATCCTgttagaccttagtgctgcatttgccactattgaccacagcatcttattacacaGACTGGAGtatgtgattggtatcagaggaacagcattaaagtggttccaatcctatttatcagacagattccaatttgttcatttttgatTTATGACAAACTTTCCAAagacacaaaagttagttatggactGActctcttcaccttatacatgtttcctttaggcagTGTTATTAGGATGCACTATATTAATtaccattgttatgcagatgacactcagctgtatctatctgtgaaacctgaaaacacaaaccagttaaccagacttcaagaaTGTAAGGGACATAAAGtgcataaaggcctggatgaccagtaactttctacttttaaactcagagaaaacagaaattattgtatttgggcccagctcccagtctgggtctggaggcagacaccctctaaggctagacttaaaacctttcaCTTCAAGAAAccttatagttagggctggctcaggtgaccttGAATCGTCCATTCCTTATGTTCTTGAGGACTTACATTTGTCAAGCtaaactttgtgctctctctctctgtaccttctgcaggtgtccctggtcctggagctgtatatttctgatgtgaggttactggccccaccaacctttacagtgtctatttgttgtttattgttgctgttcttttctctctcctctatccactcaccccaactggtcaagACAGACGgacacccaaactgagcccagttctgctggagctTTCTTCTATTAAAAGGAGatatttttcctctccactgtcaccaagtgctgggatttgttggatttttattttttgaattgaattgtagtGTATAATATACCAAGATGTTTGTAAATGCTTAGCAAAACAGTGGATATGCCAGAAGTGTTTTCTGATGTATCAAACATGATCTCAGATGGAAGATACATATAACACAGTGATTTTTGGATCATTTTATTTCCATAATTAATACATACTTACAGTATTAAGGAATGTATTCAGATGTGAAATCAGTGTAACCTCATCTCCAGTCTCGAAATGATGAGACTCACTTTGACTTAGCTGTTCAGAGAGGAGATAATGGAAGTACAGGATGAAACTCAAAACAGTTTTGTAGAGGCACAATGCAGCTTCAGTCACATCAAAGTGATTTTGGCATGGCCGTCGGCTCACGACTTCACAGAAGCTGCCCACTCTGACCAAGACTCCCAAGATCCCCATATTGAGTCTGTTGCACTGACTGCTGTGGTGTGCGGATTGGACGGGCAGCTACAGTTTCCCTCTGGGGACCCCCTCAAAGATGACAACTCAGCGGTCCAGTGAGCGTTTCTGGATTGCTTCAGCCACTACAGTGCGCAGAAGGGCGATGACAGAACGAGGGTCGTCACTGGCTATCACAGCACTGCCTGACACTATCATGTTGGCTCCTGCCTGAAAGTACACGCAGTGTAAGACAAAGTCACACAATCCAATAAAGTGTTTTTAGGTGGTTACATCAATCAGCAAGGAATGTTCATATTCATATTCCTTACCTCTGCACACTTGTGAATGGTATCGGGGCCGACGCCTCCATCAACTTCAATGTCTAATGAAGGAAACTGACTGCGCAGCCAGCTCACCTGtttacatacagaaaaaaaaaaaaaaacagctgcaggttAAATCATAAACATCCTTAACTAGATTAGAATGCTAGTCAGACAAAACTATTGGGTGCTTCCGTCAGGGCTGTGACCTGTTGCAGGCATTTAAACGTCTAACGAACTTCTTTAAACAGTGATACAGACAATAAGCGAGCGATGAAACGGTTTTTATTTGGTATTTATCAAATATAATTACGTATGATTCAATGCAGAAACCTGAGTGGAACTCAGGTGTTAGGCAGTGTAAGTGTGTAATTTTCAAGTTTAGAAAAGGAGTTAAATTACTATACTTAGTCTTCCATTTTATCCATGTCTCCTTTGTGAAACAGGTACATAATTATAATCCTGCTGCGATATATAATTGTTGTTTATACAACCAGCCTGATCAATCGCACAATTAGTTTGACTGAAGGGAGCTCTATTTAGTACATTATATCTTTGTGGTAGATCACCCACCAGACCGTCTACCTGTCCAAACGGGCTTATTATGTTACACGCTACCAGTTACAAAATTGCACTGAACACTTTGGTATttgctattttttaaaaaacatatttaagagTATCATATGGATCAGGCAAAAGCTAACTATTCCCATTCTGCTGGTGTCAATCTATTTCTACAAAACATCTAATCAGTAagctgcatgtacagtattCTGCTATGGCTCTTTAAGTATATCAGTGACTCAAAATAACAGATGAGACAGTGTCTGCTAATGTATCAAAGAAAAGCTGTGTGAAAAGCTTTAAAGCCcactttgtgttgttgtggCTGTGTGTCTGGTTCCTGTTACGTCCTCCTCTACGTGTGGCTAGTCCTTACCTTGGGCATCATGTCGTCTAAAAACTTCTGCCCTCCAAAGCCAGGTTCAACAGTCATGACCAGAGCCATATCAATCTGGTTAGCCCATGGTGCTAGCTCTTCAACCGTGGTACCAGGCTTTATGGCCAAACCCACCTATGATGTTTTAAAGTGATTAAAACACTCATGTGTTTGTATCTAATGCCAACAATTCATATTTGATCAGCACTATCATACGTATCGTATACAATAATGgcttatctaaaaaaaaaagttgagacTAGCGTCCTGTGATTTTGTAAACAAATTAGAGATCCTTAGAGTCACTGCAGTCAGTACAGCACTCAGGGAATGATATAACTTTCTCACCTTCATTCCACTCTCTTTGATCTCCTTAATGAGGTTTCCGGGGTTGGTGGTGGCCTCTAAGTGGAACGTGTACTGGTTGGCGCCCGCTGCAGCCATAGGCTTCACCCACTGCTCCGGTCGAGACACCATCATGTGCATGTCTGCAACACAGACACTGTCACAACACTGCAGCCCACTGCACCACCTTAAGCAATCAGGGGGCAATTCAATGGGCTAATGGGTTAAGGCCTTAATCTGGCACATGTggatgcttttgtttgtttggtttcctCACCAAAGAAAGGCTCTTGGCCTAGTGACTTCCTTAGGCACTCCACCATGGGATGACCAAATGTGATGTTGGGGACGAAATGCCtttaaatggaaacaaaagcGGACATTGACTTGCAGCTATTATGAAATCCTCTCATCTTGCACAAACTGTTGCTAAGTATGCATGAGTGTACAAGAAGCTAAAGTGTCTAAACCACCAGGCAGAAGGAAGAAGTCTTAATACTTTAACAACGTTACAACACAATGTCTGACATCCTGTGGTTCTGAGAGCTTCTTCACTGACACACTTAAACCGAAAAACCCCAGTTCCATATATAAAAGTAAGTCCCAGCTTAGCTCTGACAAGCTAGTTTAGCCAGGTTGTTTCATATTAGCCAACTTTAGCTCTGCTACACTGAACTTCAAGTGGATCGGCTAGCCGTTAGCACGCCAGCTAATCTAACTCGCTGCTGATAAACTGACCCGTCCATAACGTCGAGGTGCAGATAGTCTGCCCCGCACTCCATCATCCGCACACACTCGCTGCCCAGACAGGACAGGTCGCTGCTCAGGATGGACGGGCCGATCTTCGCACTGTAAGCCATGCTGCTGTCTGCACACAGCCAGGTAGCCAACAACAGGTCAAGTTAACCGCAACGTACAGCGCAACTTCCGCTGAAaagccttcaaaataaaaaacacaagccTCTACTAAACATCTTAATAGCTAATGACAACAATGTGTTAATAACTAAATACTACACAAACGTAGCAGGTGGCCAGTAACAATTATTGACTTGCCCTAGGGATGGCTGTTGGTGTCCAGAAAGACAGTGAAGCAGACGGAGATAGATACAAAGACATTATTGGGTTTTCTCCAGCCGTCTTCATATGTGCCTACAGAGCTTTTATTAATTTGAATTGTGACCATGTAGTTCCGGTATCACACTTTCGCCTTCCAAATAAGACATTTCCAGCTTCCTGACGTTAGATGGCGCTTAGCTCACACTGGTAATgaacttttccttttttagtGTTTCTCAGGCAGACAAACATGCTGACAAAGGATTCAGTCACACTAATTAGTAGTTCAGCTTTTAGAAACAAGAGTTCAGAGGCCTTTAGCTTCACTCTCCTCCTATATGTTCTGACTTATCTGTCTTATGCTCATGTTATATTTCCTGTTCatcaaacagagagagaggacaaactacTCCATcatcaaaacagacaaatcCAGCTAttgtaatggtgtgtgtgtgatgtttttttttttccaggagtGAATCTTTCTAGCTGAGGTCTTTTTTCTTAATGTCCTTGGTATCAGTGTAGTTAACCGTTGTTCTGACAAAATGTTAGgatgtttcagaaaaaaaaagcatgattactttttgtttcacagagaaattcatccaaagtgcagtaaataAGAAAACTCTAAAGCTGACCAGTATTTCCTGTGATTGCCAGCAGCACTTCTCCTCAGTAGACACAGTTTCATCCAGTTTTTGGCAAGTGTAGAACGTTCCAGCATCTTGGAGAAGTTGCCATAGTTCTGTAAACACAATCGCAGACTCCATGATGCTGGGATCAGGGCTCTGCGGACACCACACCATCAGTtacaggactcctggttctggTTCGTCTCATCCTTTAACATAATTCTATAGTATTTGAGTTTAGAAAGGCAAAACAAGCTTCTAATTTCTGACATCAGGCTTTTGCTGTCACTGGCAAATTTGAGCAGATTTATTGGCTAACTAGTTTTTAAAACTTTCAaacttcattcctctcctttccagagcaaacctccacctctccagattttcctccatctgctccctgctctcactgcaGATGACAgccatctgcaaacatcatggtgcacggagattcctgtctaacctcatctgtcagcctgtccatcaccacagcaaacaagaaggggcttAAGaccgatccttggtgcagtcccacctccaccttgaactcctctgtcacacctacagcacacctcaccactgtcttacagctctcattccttcctcacttcatccttactgatctttgctacttcctgctccacaacagtcacctcttctactctgtgctctctaacattttcctcagtcatcaactcttcaaagtattccttccatctttccatcacacttgtggcacctgtcaacacatttccatccctgtccttgatcaccctaacctgctgcatatccttcccatctctgtctctctgcctcgccaacctgtacaaatccacccctccctccttagtgtccaacctatcatacaaatcttcatatgccctttgtttgacctttgccacctctaccttcaccttacgctgcatctccctgtactcctgtctgtcctcttctgtcctctcagtgtcccacttcttcttaactaaccttttcctcttaacacactcctgaacgtcctcattccaccaccaagtctccttatctgctttcctctttccaggtgacacaccaagtaccctcctacctgtctccctgataactttagctgtagctgtccagtcatctggaagaacctcctgacctcccagagcctgtttcagctcctccctgaaagtcACACAACACTcctcctttttcaacttccaccatttggtcctctgctctgcccttgtcctcttcatcttcctcaccaccacagtcatcctacacacccccatcctatgctgtctagctacactctccccagccactactttgcagtcactgatctctttcaggtttaAACGTCTGctcaagatgtaatcaacttgtgtgctcctgcctccactcttatatgtcaccctatgctcctcccctttctggaaaaatgtgttcactacagccatttccatccttttggcgaagtctaccaccatctgtccttctgcattcctgtcctgcataccaaacttacccatcactttcTCCACACCTCTGTTTCCCTAGTAACAGCTTGTGTGCATGGTGCAGTAAATTTGAAATAAAGGcttacataaaaatattaaagtacATCTTTATTAGAAAGTAAAGTCAACTCAACACTCAGTTGGACATCACTGTTTTTCGTGTAATTCAAAATTaatgtttaagaaaaaaacaaaatgcatgaaaaatggTAAGGTAACATTTCAAACACTTTCAAGAATTAACCTAAGCAAGTAAAACATCAAAGGTTTTAGGTCAAAggtttttaaagtaaaatattgatATCACTGATATAGGAGCTATAAGATACTATATGGTAATATTTAATAGAtgttaatttgaatttaaaaaatgaagtaaaactTATGATGCAGACTATTTCACTTAAGGGAACATTAATAAGTTTCAATATAACAGATTTAATCAGTTAATGCATTACAATTCAAAAAGCAAGAGCTGAATTCCCTTTTCAAATGTAAGATAATGTCAGTAGAGAAACCACATGATTTCAATATTCACCGCTAAAAAAAGACTCATATTTACAAT
Proteins encoded in this window:
- the rpe gene encoding ribulose-phosphate 3-epimerase, encoding MAYSAKIGPSILSSDLSCLGSECVRMMECGADYLHLDVMDGHFVPNITFGHPMVECLRKSLGQEPFFDMHMMVSRPEQWVKPMAAAGANQYTFHLEATTNPGNLIKEIKESGMKVGLAIKPGTTVEELAPWANQIDMALVMTVEPGFGGQKFLDDMMPKVSWLRSQFPSLDIEVDGGVGPDTIHKCAEAGANMIVSGSAVIASDDPRSVIALLRTVVAEAIQKRSLDR